The following proteins come from a genomic window of Cervus canadensis isolate Bull #8, Minnesota chromosome 20, ASM1932006v1, whole genome shotgun sequence:
- the LOC122422768 gene encoding heterogeneous nuclear ribonucleoprotein Q isoform X2: MATEHVNGNGTEEPMDTTSAVIHSENFQTLLDAGLPQKVAEKLDEIYVAGLVAHSDLDERAIEALKEFNEDGALAVLQQFKDSDLSHVQNKSAFLCGVMKTYRQREKQGTKVADSSKGPDEAKIKALLERTGYTLDVTTGQRKYGGPPPDSVYSGQQPSVGTEIFVGKIPRDLFEDELVPLFEKAGPIWDLRLMMDPLTGLNRGYAFVTFCTKEAAQEAVKLYNNHEIRSGKHIGVCISVANNRLFVGSIPKSKTKEQILEEFSKVTEGLTDVILYHQPDDKKKNRGFCFLEYEDHKTAAQARRRLMSGKVKVWGNVGTVEWADPIEDPDPEVMAKVKVLFVRNLANTVTEEILEKAFSQFGKLERVKKLKDYAFIHFDERDGAVKAMEEMNGKDLEGENIEIVFAKPPDQKRKERKAQRQAAKNQMYDDYYYYGPPHMPPPTRGRGRGGRGGYGYPPDYYGYEDYYDYYGYDYHNYRGGYEDPYYGYEDFQVGARGRGGRAARGAAPSRARGAAPPRGRAAYSQRGGPGSARGARGARGGAQQQRGRGQGKGVEAGPDLLQ, translated from the exons ATGGCTACAGAACATGTTAATGGAAATGGTACTGAAGAGCCCATGGATACTACTTCTGCAGTTATCCATTCAGAAAATTTTCAGACATTGCTTGATGCTGGTTTACCACAGAAAGTTGCTGAAAAACTAGATGAAATTTACGTTGCAG ggctGGTTGCACATAGCGATTTAGATGAAAGAGCTATAGAAGCTTTAAAAGAATTCAATGAAGACGGCGCATTGGCAGTTCTTCAGCAGTTTAAAGACAGTGATCTCTCTCATGTTCAG AACAAAAGTGCCTTTTTATGTGGAGTCATGAAGACTTAtaggcagagagaaaaacaggGGACCAAAGTTGCAGATTCTAGCAAAGGACCAGATGAAGCAAAAATTAAG GCACTCTTGGAAAGAACAGGCTACACACTCGATGTGACCACTGGACAGAGGAAGTATGGGGGACCGCCTCCAGATTCCGTTTATTCAGGTCAGCAGCCTTCTGTTGGCACTGAG ATATTTGTGGGGAAGATCCCAAGAGATCTGTTTGAGGATGAACTTGTTCCATTGTTTGAAAAAGCTGGACCTATATGGGATCTTCGTTTAATGATGGATCCACTAACAGGTCTCAATAGAGGTTATGCGTTTGTCACTTTTTGTACAAAAGAAGCAGCTCAGGAGGCTGTTAAACTG TATAATAATCACGAAATTCGTTCTGGAAAACACATTGGTGTCTGCATCTCGGTTGCCAACAACAGGCTTTTTGTGGGCTCTATTCCTAAGAGTAAAACCAAGGAACAGATTCTTGAAGAATTTAGCAAAGTAACAG AGGGTCTTACAGACGTCATTTTATACCACCAACCAGAcgacaagaaaaaaaacagaggcTTTTGTTTCCTTGAATATGAAGATCACAAAACAGCTGCCCAGGCAAGACGTAGGTTAATGAGTGGTAAAGTCAAGGTCTGGGGAAATGTTGGAACTGTTGAATGGGCTGATCCTATAGAAGATCCCGATCCTGAGGTTATGGCAAAG GTAAAAGTGCTGTTTGTACGCAACCTGGCTAATACTGTAACAGAagagattttagaaaaggcatttAGTCAGTTTGGGAAACTGGAACgagtgaagaaattaaaagattatgctttcattcattttgatgAACGAGATGGTGCTGTCAAG gctatgGAAGAAATGAATGGCAAAGACTTGGAAGGAGAAAATATTGAAATTGTTTTTGCTAAGCCACCagatcagaaaaggaaagaaagaaaagctcagaGGCAAGCTGCAAAGAATCAAAT GTATGATGATTACTACTATTATGGTCCACCTCATATGCCCCCTCCAACAAGAGGCCGAGGGCGTGGAGGTAGAGGTGGTTATGGATACCCTCCCGATTATTACGGATATGAAGATTATTACGATTACTATGGCTACGACTACCATAACTACCGAGGTGGCTATGAAGACCCTTACTACGGCTACGAAGATTTCCAGGTCGGCGCTAGAGGAAGGGGTGGTAGAGCAGCGAGGGGGGCTGCTCCGTCCCGAGCCCGCGGGGCTGCTCCTCCCCGCGGCAGAGCCGCTTACTCTCAGAGAGGAGGCCCCGGATCAGCAAGAGGCGCTCGTGGTGCGAGAGGAGGTGCCCAGCAACAAAGAGGCCGCGGG CAGGGAAAAGGGGTCGAGGCCGGTCCTGACCTGTTACAATGA
- the LOC122422768 gene encoding heterogeneous nuclear ribonucleoprotein Q isoform X6, which produces MKTYRQREKQGTKVADSSKGPDEAKIKALLERTGYTLDVTTGQRKYGGPPPDSVYSGQQPSVGTEIFVGKIPRDLFEDELVPLFEKAGPIWDLRLMMDPLTGLNRGYAFVTFCTKEAAQEAVKLYNNHEIRSGKHIGVCISVANNRLFVGSIPKSKTKEQILEEFSKVTEGLTDVILYHQPDDKKKNRGFCFLEYEDHKTAAQARRRLMSGKVKVWGNVGTVEWADPIEDPDPEVMAKVKVLFVRNLANTVTEEILEKAFSQFGKLERVKKLKDYAFIHFDERDGAVKAMEEMNGKDLEGENIEIVFAKPPDQKRKERKAQRQAAKNQMYDDYYYYGPPHMPPPTRGRGRGGRGGYGYPPDYYGYEDYYDYYGYDYHNYRGGYEDPYYGYEDFQVGARGRGGRAARGAAPSRARGAAPPRGRAAYSQRGGPGSARGARGARGGAQQQRGRGQGKGVEAGPDLLQ; this is translated from the exons ATGAAGACTTAtaggcagagagaaaaacaggGGACCAAAGTTGCAGATTCTAGCAAAGGACCAGATGAAGCAAAAATTAAG GCACTCTTGGAAAGAACAGGCTACACACTCGATGTGACCACTGGACAGAGGAAGTATGGGGGACCGCCTCCAGATTCCGTTTATTCAGGTCAGCAGCCTTCTGTTGGCACTGAG ATATTTGTGGGGAAGATCCCAAGAGATCTGTTTGAGGATGAACTTGTTCCATTGTTTGAAAAAGCTGGACCTATATGGGATCTTCGTTTAATGATGGATCCACTAACAGGTCTCAATAGAGGTTATGCGTTTGTCACTTTTTGTACAAAAGAAGCAGCTCAGGAGGCTGTTAAACTG TATAATAATCACGAAATTCGTTCTGGAAAACACATTGGTGTCTGCATCTCGGTTGCCAACAACAGGCTTTTTGTGGGCTCTATTCCTAAGAGTAAAACCAAGGAACAGATTCTTGAAGAATTTAGCAAAGTAACAG AGGGTCTTACAGACGTCATTTTATACCACCAACCAGAcgacaagaaaaaaaacagaggcTTTTGTTTCCTTGAATATGAAGATCACAAAACAGCTGCCCAGGCAAGACGTAGGTTAATGAGTGGTAAAGTCAAGGTCTGGGGAAATGTTGGAACTGTTGAATGGGCTGATCCTATAGAAGATCCCGATCCTGAGGTTATGGCAAAG GTAAAAGTGCTGTTTGTACGCAACCTGGCTAATACTGTAACAGAagagattttagaaaaggcatttAGTCAGTTTGGGAAACTGGAACgagtgaagaaattaaaagattatgctttcattcattttgatgAACGAGATGGTGCTGTCAAG gctatgGAAGAAATGAATGGCAAAGACTTGGAAGGAGAAAATATTGAAATTGTTTTTGCTAAGCCACCagatcagaaaaggaaagaaagaaaagctcagaGGCAAGCTGCAAAGAATCAAAT GTATGATGATTACTACTATTATGGTCCACCTCATATGCCCCCTCCAACAAGAGGCCGAGGGCGTGGAGGTAGAGGTGGTTATGGATACCCTCCCGATTATTACGGATATGAAGATTATTACGATTACTATGGCTACGACTACCATAACTACCGAGGTGGCTATGAAGACCCTTACTACGGCTACGAAGATTTCCAGGTCGGCGCTAGAGGAAGGGGTGGTAGAGCAGCGAGGGGGGCTGCTCCGTCCCGAGCCCGCGGGGCTGCTCCTCCCCGCGGCAGAGCCGCTTACTCTCAGAGAGGAGGCCCCGGATCAGCAAGAGGCGCTCGTGGTGCGAGAGGAGGTGCCCAGCAACAAAGAGGCCGCGGG CAGGGAAAAGGGGTCGAGGCCGGTCCTGACCTGTTACAATGA
- the LOC122422768 gene encoding heterogeneous nuclear ribonucleoprotein Q isoform X3 — translation MATEHVNGNGTEEPMDTTSAVIHSENFQTLLDAGLPQKVAEKLDEIYVAGLVAHSDLDERAIEALKEFNEDGALAVLQQFKDSDLSHVQNKSAFLCGVMKTYRQREKQGTKVADSSKGPDEAKIKALLERTGYTLDVTTGQRKYGGPPPDSVYSGQQPSVGTEIFVGKIPRDLFEDELVPLFEKAGPIWDLRLMMDPLTGLNRGYAFVTFCTKEAAQEAVKLYNNHEIRSGKHIGVCISVANNRLFVGSIPKSKTKEQILEEFSKVTEGLTDVILYHQPDDKKKNRGFCFLEYEDHKTAAQARRRLMSGKVKVWGNVGTVEWADPIEDPDPEVMAKVKVLFVRNLANTVTEEILEKAFSQFGKLERVKKLKDYAFIHFDERDGAVKAMEEMNGKDLEGENIEIVFAKPPDQKRKERKAQRQAAKNQMYDDYYYYGPPHMPPPTRGRGRGGRGGYGYPPDYYGYEDYYDYYGYDYHNYRGGYEDPYYGYEDFQVGARGRGGRAARGAAPSRARGAAPPRGRAAYSQRGGPGSARGARGARGGAQQQRGRGGKGVEAGPDLLQ, via the exons ATGGCTACAGAACATGTTAATGGAAATGGTACTGAAGAGCCCATGGATACTACTTCTGCAGTTATCCATTCAGAAAATTTTCAGACATTGCTTGATGCTGGTTTACCACAGAAAGTTGCTGAAAAACTAGATGAAATTTACGTTGCAG ggctGGTTGCACATAGCGATTTAGATGAAAGAGCTATAGAAGCTTTAAAAGAATTCAATGAAGACGGCGCATTGGCAGTTCTTCAGCAGTTTAAAGACAGTGATCTCTCTCATGTTCAG AACAAAAGTGCCTTTTTATGTGGAGTCATGAAGACTTAtaggcagagagaaaaacaggGGACCAAAGTTGCAGATTCTAGCAAAGGACCAGATGAAGCAAAAATTAAG GCACTCTTGGAAAGAACAGGCTACACACTCGATGTGACCACTGGACAGAGGAAGTATGGGGGACCGCCTCCAGATTCCGTTTATTCAGGTCAGCAGCCTTCTGTTGGCACTGAG ATATTTGTGGGGAAGATCCCAAGAGATCTGTTTGAGGATGAACTTGTTCCATTGTTTGAAAAAGCTGGACCTATATGGGATCTTCGTTTAATGATGGATCCACTAACAGGTCTCAATAGAGGTTATGCGTTTGTCACTTTTTGTACAAAAGAAGCAGCTCAGGAGGCTGTTAAACTG TATAATAATCACGAAATTCGTTCTGGAAAACACATTGGTGTCTGCATCTCGGTTGCCAACAACAGGCTTTTTGTGGGCTCTATTCCTAAGAGTAAAACCAAGGAACAGATTCTTGAAGAATTTAGCAAAGTAACAG AGGGTCTTACAGACGTCATTTTATACCACCAACCAGAcgacaagaaaaaaaacagaggcTTTTGTTTCCTTGAATATGAAGATCACAAAACAGCTGCCCAGGCAAGACGTAGGTTAATGAGTGGTAAAGTCAAGGTCTGGGGAAATGTTGGAACTGTTGAATGGGCTGATCCTATAGAAGATCCCGATCCTGAGGTTATGGCAAAG GTAAAAGTGCTGTTTGTACGCAACCTGGCTAATACTGTAACAGAagagattttagaaaaggcatttAGTCAGTTTGGGAAACTGGAACgagtgaagaaattaaaagattatgctttcattcattttgatgAACGAGATGGTGCTGTCAAG gctatgGAAGAAATGAATGGCAAAGACTTGGAAGGAGAAAATATTGAAATTGTTTTTGCTAAGCCACCagatcagaaaaggaaagaaagaaaagctcagaGGCAAGCTGCAAAGAATCAAAT GTATGATGATTACTACTATTATGGTCCACCTCATATGCCCCCTCCAACAAGAGGCCGAGGGCGTGGAGGTAGAGGTGGTTATGGATACCCTCCCGATTATTACGGATATGAAGATTATTACGATTACTATGGCTACGACTACCATAACTACCGAGGTGGCTATGAAGACCCTTACTACGGCTACGAAGATTTCCAGGTCGGCGCTAGAGGAAGGGGTGGTAGAGCAGCGAGGGGGGCTGCTCCGTCCCGAGCCCGCGGGGCTGCTCCTCCCCGCGGCAGAGCCGCTTACTCTCAGAGAGGAGGCCCCGGATCAGCAAGAGGCGCTCGTGGTGCGAGAGGAGGTGCCCAGCAACAAAGAGGCCGCGGG GGAAAAGGGGTCGAGGCCGGTCCTGACCTGTTACAATGA
- the LOC122422768 gene encoding heterogeneous nuclear ribonucleoprotein Q isoform X1 — translation MATEHVNGNGTEEPMDTTSAVIHSENFQTLLDAGLPQKVAEKLDEIYVAGLVAHSDLDERAIEALKEFNEDGALAVLQQFKDSDLSHVQNKSAFLCGVMKTYRQREKQGTKVADSSKGPDEAKIKALLERTGYTLDVTTGQRKYGGPPPDSVYSGQQPSVGTEIFVGKIPRDLFEDELVPLFEKAGPIWDLRLMMDPLTGLNRGYAFVTFCTKEAAQEAVKLYNNHEIRSGKHIGVCISVANNRLFVGSIPKSKTKEQILEEFSKVTEGLTDVILYHQPDDKKKNRGFCFLEYEDHKTAAQARRRLMSGKVKVWGNVGTVEWADPIEDPDPEVMAKVKVLFVRNLANTVTEEILEKAFSQFGKLERVKKLKDYAFIHFDERDGAVKAMEEMNGKDLEGENIEIVFAKPPDQKRKERKAQRQAAKNQMYDDYYYYGPPHMPPPTRGRGRGGRGGYGYPPDYYGYEDYYDYYGYDYHNYRGGYEDPYYGYEDFQVGARGRGGRAARGAAPSRARGAAPPRGRAAYSQRGGPGSARGARGARGGAQQQRGRGVRGARGGRGGNVGGKRKADGYNQPDSKRRQTSNQNWGSQPIAQQPLQAGKRGRGRS, via the exons ATGGCTACAGAACATGTTAATGGAAATGGTACTGAAGAGCCCATGGATACTACTTCTGCAGTTATCCATTCAGAAAATTTTCAGACATTGCTTGATGCTGGTTTACCACAGAAAGTTGCTGAAAAACTAGATGAAATTTACGTTGCAG ggctGGTTGCACATAGCGATTTAGATGAAAGAGCTATAGAAGCTTTAAAAGAATTCAATGAAGACGGCGCATTGGCAGTTCTTCAGCAGTTTAAAGACAGTGATCTCTCTCATGTTCAG AACAAAAGTGCCTTTTTATGTGGAGTCATGAAGACTTAtaggcagagagaaaaacaggGGACCAAAGTTGCAGATTCTAGCAAAGGACCAGATGAAGCAAAAATTAAG GCACTCTTGGAAAGAACAGGCTACACACTCGATGTGACCACTGGACAGAGGAAGTATGGGGGACCGCCTCCAGATTCCGTTTATTCAGGTCAGCAGCCTTCTGTTGGCACTGAG ATATTTGTGGGGAAGATCCCAAGAGATCTGTTTGAGGATGAACTTGTTCCATTGTTTGAAAAAGCTGGACCTATATGGGATCTTCGTTTAATGATGGATCCACTAACAGGTCTCAATAGAGGTTATGCGTTTGTCACTTTTTGTACAAAAGAAGCAGCTCAGGAGGCTGTTAAACTG TATAATAATCACGAAATTCGTTCTGGAAAACACATTGGTGTCTGCATCTCGGTTGCCAACAACAGGCTTTTTGTGGGCTCTATTCCTAAGAGTAAAACCAAGGAACAGATTCTTGAAGAATTTAGCAAAGTAACAG AGGGTCTTACAGACGTCATTTTATACCACCAACCAGAcgacaagaaaaaaaacagaggcTTTTGTTTCCTTGAATATGAAGATCACAAAACAGCTGCCCAGGCAAGACGTAGGTTAATGAGTGGTAAAGTCAAGGTCTGGGGAAATGTTGGAACTGTTGAATGGGCTGATCCTATAGAAGATCCCGATCCTGAGGTTATGGCAAAG GTAAAAGTGCTGTTTGTACGCAACCTGGCTAATACTGTAACAGAagagattttagaaaaggcatttAGTCAGTTTGGGAAACTGGAACgagtgaagaaattaaaagattatgctttcattcattttgatgAACGAGATGGTGCTGTCAAG gctatgGAAGAAATGAATGGCAAAGACTTGGAAGGAGAAAATATTGAAATTGTTTTTGCTAAGCCACCagatcagaaaaggaaagaaagaaaagctcagaGGCAAGCTGCAAAGAATCAAAT GTATGATGATTACTACTATTATGGTCCACCTCATATGCCCCCTCCAACAAGAGGCCGAGGGCGTGGAGGTAGAGGTGGTTATGGATACCCTCCCGATTATTACGGATATGAAGATTATTACGATTACTATGGCTACGACTACCATAACTACCGAGGTGGCTATGAAGACCCTTACTACGGCTACGAAGATTTCCAGGTCGGCGCTAGAGGAAGGGGTGGTAGAGCAGCGAGGGGGGCTGCTCCGTCCCGAGCCCGCGGGGCTGCTCCTCCCCGCGGCAGAGCCGCTTACTCTCAGAGAGGAGGCCCCGGATCAGCAAGAGGCGCTCGTGGTGCGAGAGGAGGTGCCCAGCAACAAAGAGGCCGCGGGGTACGTGGTGCGAGGGGTGGCCGCGGTGGAAATGTAGGAGGCAAGCGCAAAGCTGATGGGTACAACCAGCCAGATTCCAAGCGGCGCCAGACCAGTAATCAGAACTGGGGCTCCCAACCCATTGCTCAGCAACCGCTCCAAG CAGGGAAAAGGGGTCGAGGCCGGTCCTGA
- the LOC122422768 gene encoding heterogeneous nuclear ribonucleoprotein Q isoform X5, producing the protein MKTYRQREKQGTKVADSSKGPDEAKIKALLERTGYTLDVTTGQRKYGGPPPDSVYSGQQPSVGTEIFVGKIPRDLFEDELVPLFEKAGPIWDLRLMMDPLTGLNRGYAFVTFCTKEAAQEAVKLYNNHEIRSGKHIGVCISVANNRLFVGSIPKSKTKEQILEEFSKVTEGLTDVILYHQPDDKKKNRGFCFLEYEDHKTAAQARRRLMSGKVKVWGNVGTVEWADPIEDPDPEVMAKVKVLFVRNLANTVTEEILEKAFSQFGKLERVKKLKDYAFIHFDERDGAVKAMEEMNGKDLEGENIEIVFAKPPDQKRKERKAQRQAAKNQMYDDYYYYGPPHMPPPTRGRGRGGRGGYGYPPDYYGYEDYYDYYGYDYHNYRGGYEDPYYGYEDFQVGARGRGGRAARGAAPSRARGAAPPRGRAAYSQRGGPGSARGARGARGGAQQQRGRGVRGARGGRGGNVGGKRKADGYNQPDSKRRQTSNQNWGSQPIAQQPLQGGDHSGNYGYKSENQEFYQDTFGQQWK; encoded by the exons ATGAAGACTTAtaggcagagagaaaaacaggGGACCAAAGTTGCAGATTCTAGCAAAGGACCAGATGAAGCAAAAATTAAG GCACTCTTGGAAAGAACAGGCTACACACTCGATGTGACCACTGGACAGAGGAAGTATGGGGGACCGCCTCCAGATTCCGTTTATTCAGGTCAGCAGCCTTCTGTTGGCACTGAG ATATTTGTGGGGAAGATCCCAAGAGATCTGTTTGAGGATGAACTTGTTCCATTGTTTGAAAAAGCTGGACCTATATGGGATCTTCGTTTAATGATGGATCCACTAACAGGTCTCAATAGAGGTTATGCGTTTGTCACTTTTTGTACAAAAGAAGCAGCTCAGGAGGCTGTTAAACTG TATAATAATCACGAAATTCGTTCTGGAAAACACATTGGTGTCTGCATCTCGGTTGCCAACAACAGGCTTTTTGTGGGCTCTATTCCTAAGAGTAAAACCAAGGAACAGATTCTTGAAGAATTTAGCAAAGTAACAG AGGGTCTTACAGACGTCATTTTATACCACCAACCAGAcgacaagaaaaaaaacagaggcTTTTGTTTCCTTGAATATGAAGATCACAAAACAGCTGCCCAGGCAAGACGTAGGTTAATGAGTGGTAAAGTCAAGGTCTGGGGAAATGTTGGAACTGTTGAATGGGCTGATCCTATAGAAGATCCCGATCCTGAGGTTATGGCAAAG GTAAAAGTGCTGTTTGTACGCAACCTGGCTAATACTGTAACAGAagagattttagaaaaggcatttAGTCAGTTTGGGAAACTGGAACgagtgaagaaattaaaagattatgctttcattcattttgatgAACGAGATGGTGCTGTCAAG gctatgGAAGAAATGAATGGCAAAGACTTGGAAGGAGAAAATATTGAAATTGTTTTTGCTAAGCCACCagatcagaaaaggaaagaaagaaaagctcagaGGCAAGCTGCAAAGAATCAAAT GTATGATGATTACTACTATTATGGTCCACCTCATATGCCCCCTCCAACAAGAGGCCGAGGGCGTGGAGGTAGAGGTGGTTATGGATACCCTCCCGATTATTACGGATATGAAGATTATTACGATTACTATGGCTACGACTACCATAACTACCGAGGTGGCTATGAAGACCCTTACTACGGCTACGAAGATTTCCAGGTCGGCGCTAGAGGAAGGGGTGGTAGAGCAGCGAGGGGGGCTGCTCCGTCCCGAGCCCGCGGGGCTGCTCCTCCCCGCGGCAGAGCCGCTTACTCTCAGAGAGGAGGCCCCGGATCAGCAAGAGGCGCTCGTGGTGCGAGAGGAGGTGCCCAGCAACAAAGAGGCCGCGGGGTACGTGGTGCGAGGGGTGGCCGCGGTGGAAATGTAGGAGGCAAGCGCAAAGCTGATGGGTACAACCAGCCAGATTCCAAGCGGCGCCAGACCAGTAATCAGAACTGGGGCTCCCAACCCATTGCTCAGCAACCGCTCCAAGGTGGTGATCATTCTGGTAACTATGGTTACAAATCTGAAAACCAGGAGTTTTATCAGGATACTTTTGGGCAACAGTGGAAGTAG
- the LOC122422768 gene encoding heterogeneous nuclear ribonucleoprotein Q isoform X4: protein MATEHVNGNGTEEPMDTTSAVIHSENFQTLLDAGLPQKVAEKLDEIYVAGLVAHSDLDERAIEALKEFNEDGALAVLQQFKDSDLSHVQNKSAFLCGVMKTYRQREKQGTKVADSSKGPDEAKIKALLERTGYTLDVTTGQRKYGGPPPDSVYSGQQPSVGTEIFVGKIPRDLFEDELVPLFEKAGPIWDLRLMMDPLTGLNRGYAFVTFCTKEAAQEAVKLYNNHEIRSGKHIGVCISVANNRLFVGSIPKSKTKEQILEEFSKVTEGLTDVILYHQPDDKKKNRGFCFLEYEDHKTAAQARRRLMSGKVKVWGNVGTVEWADPIEDPDPEVMAKVKVLFVRNLANTVTEEILEKAFSQFGKLERVKKLKDYAFIHFDERDGAVKAMEEMNGKDLEGENIEIVFAKPPDQKRKERKAQRQAAKNQMYDDYYYYGPPHMPPPTRGRGRGGRGGYGYPPDYYGYEDYYDYYGYDYHNYRGGYEDPYYGYEDFQVGARGRGGRAARGAAPSRARGAAPPRGRAAYSQRGGPGSARGARGARGGAQQQRGRGVRGARGGRGGNVGGKRKADGYNQPDSKRRQTSNQNWGSQPIAQQPLQGGDHSGNYGYKSENQEFYQDTFGQQWK, encoded by the exons ATGGCTACAGAACATGTTAATGGAAATGGTACTGAAGAGCCCATGGATACTACTTCTGCAGTTATCCATTCAGAAAATTTTCAGACATTGCTTGATGCTGGTTTACCACAGAAAGTTGCTGAAAAACTAGATGAAATTTACGTTGCAG ggctGGTTGCACATAGCGATTTAGATGAAAGAGCTATAGAAGCTTTAAAAGAATTCAATGAAGACGGCGCATTGGCAGTTCTTCAGCAGTTTAAAGACAGTGATCTCTCTCATGTTCAG AACAAAAGTGCCTTTTTATGTGGAGTCATGAAGACTTAtaggcagagagaaaaacaggGGACCAAAGTTGCAGATTCTAGCAAAGGACCAGATGAAGCAAAAATTAAG GCACTCTTGGAAAGAACAGGCTACACACTCGATGTGACCACTGGACAGAGGAAGTATGGGGGACCGCCTCCAGATTCCGTTTATTCAGGTCAGCAGCCTTCTGTTGGCACTGAG ATATTTGTGGGGAAGATCCCAAGAGATCTGTTTGAGGATGAACTTGTTCCATTGTTTGAAAAAGCTGGACCTATATGGGATCTTCGTTTAATGATGGATCCACTAACAGGTCTCAATAGAGGTTATGCGTTTGTCACTTTTTGTACAAAAGAAGCAGCTCAGGAGGCTGTTAAACTG TATAATAATCACGAAATTCGTTCTGGAAAACACATTGGTGTCTGCATCTCGGTTGCCAACAACAGGCTTTTTGTGGGCTCTATTCCTAAGAGTAAAACCAAGGAACAGATTCTTGAAGAATTTAGCAAAGTAACAG AGGGTCTTACAGACGTCATTTTATACCACCAACCAGAcgacaagaaaaaaaacagaggcTTTTGTTTCCTTGAATATGAAGATCACAAAACAGCTGCCCAGGCAAGACGTAGGTTAATGAGTGGTAAAGTCAAGGTCTGGGGAAATGTTGGAACTGTTGAATGGGCTGATCCTATAGAAGATCCCGATCCTGAGGTTATGGCAAAG GTAAAAGTGCTGTTTGTACGCAACCTGGCTAATACTGTAACAGAagagattttagaaaaggcatttAGTCAGTTTGGGAAACTGGAACgagtgaagaaattaaaagattatgctttcattcattttgatgAACGAGATGGTGCTGTCAAG gctatgGAAGAAATGAATGGCAAAGACTTGGAAGGAGAAAATATTGAAATTGTTTTTGCTAAGCCACCagatcagaaaaggaaagaaagaaaagctcagaGGCAAGCTGCAAAGAATCAAAT GTATGATGATTACTACTATTATGGTCCACCTCATATGCCCCCTCCAACAAGAGGCCGAGGGCGTGGAGGTAGAGGTGGTTATGGATACCCTCCCGATTATTACGGATATGAAGATTATTACGATTACTATGGCTACGACTACCATAACTACCGAGGTGGCTATGAAGACCCTTACTACGGCTACGAAGATTTCCAGGTCGGCGCTAGAGGAAGGGGTGGTAGAGCAGCGAGGGGGGCTGCTCCGTCCCGAGCCCGCGGGGCTGCTCCTCCCCGCGGCAGAGCCGCTTACTCTCAGAGAGGAGGCCCCGGATCAGCAAGAGGCGCTCGTGGTGCGAGAGGAGGTGCCCAGCAACAAAGAGGCCGCGGGGTACGTGGTGCGAGGGGTGGCCGCGGTGGAAATGTAGGAGGCAAGCGCAAAGCTGATGGGTACAACCAGCCAGATTCCAAGCGGCGCCAGACCAGTAATCAGAACTGGGGCTCCCAACCCATTGCTCAGCAACCGCTCCAAGGTGGTGATCATTCTGGTAACTATGGTTACAAATCTGAAAACCAGGAGTTTTATCAGGATACTTTTGGGCAACAGTGGAAGTAG